In a genomic window of Methanocorpusculum vombati:
- a CDS encoding ABC transporter substrate-binding protein encodes MKKRTTPFILCCIAAVLLLTISAGCVGTSGTTEDVSLKNTLVYAGESEDTINPVLNSHSELADLICSGLMKYDANGKPIVDLAESFTYDPATMTYTFTLRKGVTWHDGKPFTASDVVFTYDVLMHDETISSSVTSNYEDIASVTAPDDHTVVFRMGDTNAAMLDYFTIGILPEHLLKGKDINTDSFNQHPIGTGKYRFVEWDTAGGMIILERNTNYYGKVPNIERVIYKTVAVESTKATMLSTGEADLAWLNANYAKTFRGNQNYKNIDFKTADYRGMSMDFRTKFWQENGDSIGVLNYAIDKQAIVTSVLDGRGVAAFSPIQLSDYGGNPAADIYPYDPALFAQEMEKLGWVKGSDGIYERNGQKFHFTIQVRGHEEERIDIANLCSRMLKEAGVDMEIVVVTKFEWDKGYNGFLSGYAAQFDPDMVYANYVTGASDNTMQYSNAEVDRLLTAGRHETDTEKRKALYQEFETVYAKSPGIVLTAYLDGNYVSIAGLSGLDTTRVLGHHAVGVMWNIEEWTLSK; translated from the coding sequence GTGAAAAAACGAACAACGCCATTTATTCTGTGCTGTATTGCTGCAGTGCTGCTTCTTACCATTTCTGCGGGTTGTGTTGGAACCAGCGGAACCACCGAAGATGTCTCGCTGAAAAACACTCTGGTATATGCAGGTGAGTCGGAAGACACGATCAATCCGGTTTTAAACAGCCACTCGGAACTTGCCGATCTCATCTGTTCGGGTCTGATGAAGTATGATGCAAACGGCAAACCGATCGTGGATCTCGCTGAATCCTTTACGTATGATCCTGCAACGATGACCTACACCTTCACGCTCCGAAAAGGAGTGACCTGGCATGACGGCAAACCGTTCACGGCATCCGACGTCGTGTTTACCTATGACGTGCTGATGCACGATGAGACGATCTCGTCCAGTGTCACCAGCAACTACGAAGACATTGCCTCCGTAACCGCACCCGATGACCACACGGTCGTCTTCAGAATGGGGGACACCAATGCGGCAATGCTGGATTACTTCACGATTGGTATCCTGCCCGAACACCTGCTCAAAGGAAAGGACATCAACACGGACTCCTTCAATCAGCATCCGATCGGTACCGGCAAGTACCGGTTTGTTGAGTGGGATACCGCCGGCGGTATGATCATTCTTGAACGCAACACCAACTACTACGGAAAAGTTCCAAACATTGAGCGCGTCATCTACAAGACGGTCGCGGTCGAAAGCACGAAAGCAACCATGCTCTCCACCGGTGAAGCAGACCTTGCCTGGCTGAACGCAAACTACGCAAAAACGTTCCGCGGCAATCAAAACTACAAAAACATCGACTTCAAGACCGCCGACTACCGCGGAATGTCCATGGACTTCCGGACAAAGTTCTGGCAGGAGAACGGGGACTCGATTGGCGTACTGAACTATGCAATCGACAAACAGGCCATCGTTACCAGTGTTCTTGACGGAAGGGGTGTTGCAGCCTTCAGCCCGATTCAGTTAAGCGACTACGGAGGAAACCCCGCAGCCGATATCTACCCGTATGATCCTGCCCTGTTTGCACAGGAAATGGAAAAACTCGGATGGGTGAAAGGCAGTGACGGCATCTACGAACGCAACGGTCAGAAGTTCCACTTCACCATTCAGGTCCGCGGTCATGAAGAGGAACGTATCGATATTGCCAACCTCTGTTCCCGCATGCTCAAAGAAGCAGGTGTTGACATGGAGATTGTTGTTGTTACCAAGTTCGAATGGGACAAAGGATACAACGGTTTCCTCTCCGGTTACGCTGCCCAGTTCGATCCGGATATGGTGTATGCAAACTACGTTACCGGCGCAAGTGACAACACCATGCAGTACTCCAACGCCGAGGTTGACCGCCTGCTCACCGCCGGCCGGCATGAGACCGACACGGAGAAGAGAAAAGCTCTCTATCAGGAGTTCGAGACGGTCTATGCGAAGAGTCCGGGCATTGTGTTAACCGCATACCTTGACGGTAACTACGTCAGTATTGCCGGTCTTTCCGGTCTTGACACGACCCGTGTCCTCGGACACCATGCGGTCGGTGTTATGTGGAACATTGAAGAGTGGACCCTCTCCAAATAA
- a CDS encoding ABC transporter ATP-binding protein — translation MAEILEINNLSIHFDTPDGEVCAVRGVDLCVKKGEILAIVGESGCGKTVLCQSVMKLLPKNAKIVSGTITVDGTEITGCSEREMRNLRGNLFSMIFQDPMTTLNPTMPIGKQITEAVLKHSNVGKDAAKARALELLELIGIDDPVVRYDLQPHFFSGGMRQRCVLAIALASNPKILFADEPTTALDVTVQAKILDLLVELRDKLGLTIVFVSHDLGVVARIADRVAIMYAGKIVEIGQVDEIFYDPRHPYTWGLMQSLPSVAREGEPLHCIPGMPPVMLNPPEGDVFAYRNEYALQIDYEEMPPFFAVSPTHAAATWLLDPRAPQIPSPVSLRRKEGVPK, via the coding sequence ATGGCCGAAATATTAGAAATCAACAATCTCTCGATTCATTTCGATACGCCGGATGGTGAGGTCTGTGCAGTTCGGGGTGTCGATCTCTGTGTGAAAAAAGGAGAGATCCTCGCAATTGTCGGGGAGTCGGGCTGCGGAAAGACGGTTCTTTGTCAGTCGGTGATGAAACTTCTTCCCAAGAACGCCAAAATCGTTTCCGGTACGATCACGGTTGACGGAACGGAGATCACCGGATGTTCGGAGAGAGAGATGCGCAACCTTCGCGGGAATCTTTTTTCGATGATCTTTCAGGACCCGATGACCACCCTGAACCCGACCATGCCGATTGGAAAACAGATCACCGAAGCGGTACTGAAACACAGCAACGTAGGCAAAGATGCGGCAAAAGCACGTGCTCTGGAACTGCTTGAACTGATCGGTATCGATGACCCCGTTGTCCGCTACGATCTGCAGCCGCATTTCTTCTCCGGCGGGATGCGGCAGCGGTGTGTTCTTGCCATCGCTCTTGCTTCCAATCCCAAGATTCTGTTTGCCGACGAACCGACAACCGCTCTTGACGTGACGGTACAGGCAAAGATTCTGGATCTGCTTGTGGAACTGCGGGACAAACTTGGTCTTACGATTGTGTTCGTCTCCCATGACCTTGGTGTCGTTGCCCGGATTGCCGACCGCGTGGCAATTATGTATGCCGGAAAGATTGTGGAGATCGGGCAGGTGGACGAGATCTTCTATGATCCCCGTCACCCCTATACGTGGGGACTGATGCAGTCCCTGCCGTCCGTGGCACGGGAAGGCGAACCGCTGCACTGCATTCCGGGCATGCCGCCCGTGATGCTGAATCCGCCGGAAGGCGATGTGTTTGCGTACCGCAATGAGTATGCGTTACAGATTGATTATGAGGAGATGCCGCCGTTCTTTGCGGTCTCCCCGACCCACGCCGCGGCTACGTGGCTGCTGGATCCCCGTGCACCGCAGATACCCTCTCCCGTATCCCTGCGGCGGAAGGAAGGTGTTCCGAAATGA
- a CDS encoding V-type ATP synthase subunit D yields MALNVKPTRSELINLKKRIKLSERGYKLLKMKRDGLILEFFKVLAEAKDLRNDLAVKYARAQEMIAIAETVEGSIGVKAAAFSASESPQIDLKSKNIMGVVVPKIEARSVKKTLTDRGYGVLGTSSAIDEAAEAFEDLVETIILSAELETTMKRLLDEIEGTKRRVNALEFKVIPELIEARNFIKMRLDEMEREELFRMKRVKSKSEK; encoded by the coding sequence ATGGCGCTGAATGTGAAGCCGACCCGATCTGAACTGATCAACCTCAAAAAGCGGATCAAGTTATCGGAGCGGGGCTATAAGCTTCTGAAAATGAAGCGCGATGGACTTATCCTTGAGTTCTTCAAGGTGCTTGCGGAGGCAAAGGATCTCCGCAATGATCTTGCTGTCAAGTACGCCCGTGCACAGGAAATGATTGCAATCGCAGAAACTGTGGAGGGAAGTATCGGAGTGAAAGCTGCGGCATTCTCGGCATCCGAGAGCCCGCAGATCGATCTCAAGAGCAAGAACATCATGGGTGTTGTTGTGCCGAAGATCGAGGCAAGGAGTGTCAAAAAGACGCTCACCGACCGCGGATACGGTGTTCTCGGAACATCGTCCGCTATCGATGAGGCGGCGGAGGCATTCGAGGATTTGGTGGAGACGATTATTCTCTCCGCCGAACTTGAGACGACAATGAAGCGTCTCCTTGACGAGATTGAAGGAACCAAACGCCGTGTGAATGCACTGGAGTTCAAGGTGATTCCGGAGCTGATCGAGGCACGGAACTTTATCAAGATGCGTCTCGATGAGATGGAACGCGAAGAGCTGTTCCGTATGAAGAGAGTGAAGAGTAAATCGGAAAAATAA
- a CDS encoding VOC family protein — translation MKFVCPLVVVKDIAASVRFYRELFGLEVEYDFGENVSFAGGPALQSLASFAQMTGVSEETIFCRPHNMELYFEEEEFDAFVSRLKAMPDIRYVHDVVEHPWGQRVVRIYDPNLHMIEIGESMEVVIRRCLAGGMSVEETAAKTQHPPEMVERIKNSCL, via the coding sequence ATGAAGTTCGTCTGTCCGCTTGTGGTGGTAAAGGATATTGCCGCCTCGGTCCGGTTTTACCGGGAACTGTTCGGTCTTGAGGTGGAGTATGACTTCGGGGAGAACGTCTCGTTTGCCGGCGGTCCGGCACTGCAGTCCCTGGCTTCGTTTGCGCAGATGACCGGTGTTTCCGAGGAGACGATCTTCTGCCGCCCGCACAACATGGAGCTGTACTTTGAGGAGGAGGAGTTCGACGCCTTCGTTTCCCGCCTGAAGGCGATGCCGGATATCCGGTATGTCCACGATGTGGTTGAGCATCCGTGGGGACAGCGGGTTGTCCGCATCTATGATCCGAATCTGCACATGATTGAGATCGGCGAGAGTATGGAGGTCGTGATCCGCCGCTGTCTTGCAGGCGGGATGAGTGTGGAGGAAACGGCGGCGAAGACCCAGCATCCGCCTGAGATGGTGGAGCGGATCAAAAACTCCTGTCTCTGA
- a CDS encoding ABC transporter permease has product MKNLQHRLSAVWGHSPVYGKILKSFLIFLVSMFFLSLIVFTFARLAPGDPLVAFYGDAIETMSQAELDAARIRLGLDGPLHIQYITWLAGILVGNFGLSLQYKIPALDVIAPLIGNTLILGVTAYLLVFLFALLLAVACALHEDSLFDRLVCKLGTVTYFIPAFWLGLVLVLIFSINLGWFPSSGAYDYGQSGNLLNRIHHLILPLVVMIASHIWYYAYMIRNKLLDENRKDYVLLAKSKGLGKQEIVWKHSLRNIAPTIINLMAISIPHVLSGTVIAEAVFNYPGIGNMAVNAAKYHDYNLLMLLVLLIGGMVILSSMAAYTINEVIDPRMKDTGGSVWEE; this is encoded by the coding sequence ATGAAGAATTTACAGCACAGGCTTTCCGCAGTTTGGGGACACAGCCCTGTCTATGGAAAGATTCTCAAAAGCTTCCTTATCTTCCTGGTGTCGATGTTTTTCCTTTCCCTCATTGTTTTTACGTTTGCCCGGCTTGCCCCCGGCGATCCGCTGGTGGCATTTTATGGTGACGCGATTGAAACCATGAGTCAGGCAGAGCTCGACGCCGCACGTATACGGCTCGGTCTGGACGGCCCGCTGCATATCCAGTACATCACCTGGCTCGCCGGTATCCTTGTCGGAAACTTCGGTCTCTCCCTGCAGTACAAAATTCCCGCGCTGGATGTTATTGCCCCGTTAATCGGCAACACTCTGATCTTAGGGGTAACCGCTTACCTTCTGGTATTTCTCTTCGCGCTCCTCCTTGCGGTTGCCTGTGCCCTGCATGAAGACAGTCTCTTTGACCGGCTCGTCTGTAAACTCGGTACAGTCACCTACTTTATCCCTGCATTCTGGCTCGGTCTGGTACTGGTACTGATCTTCAGTATCAATCTTGGCTGGTTCCCCAGCAGCGGCGCTTATGACTATGGTCAGAGCGGCAACCTTCTCAACCGCATTCATCATCTGATTCTCCCGCTGGTAGTCATGATCGCCAGCCACATCTGGTACTATGCCTACATGATCCGCAACAAACTCCTTGACGAGAACAGAAAGGATTATGTTCTGCTCGCAAAATCCAAAGGTCTCGGAAAGCAGGAAATTGTCTGGAAACATTCCCTGCGCAACATCGCCCCGACCATCATCAACCTCATGGCAATCTCCATCCCGCATGTCCTCAGCGGTACCGTCATCGCCGAAGCCGTCTTCAACTACCCGGGAATCGGAAACATGGCGGTCAACGCCGCAAAGTATCATGACTACAATCTTCTGATGCTGCTGGTTCTCCTCATCGGCGGCATGGTCATCCTCAGCAGTATGGCCGCCTATACGATCAACGAGGTCATCGATCCCCGCATGAAAGATACCGGAGGCAGCGTATGGGAGGAGTAG
- a CDS encoding SDR family NAD(P)-dependent oxidoreductase, with translation MKLQGKTAIITGGSRGIGYAITEAFIREGARVAVCGSRPASAEKAAEKLRAVYPAADILPLGVDVADSSSVSLMVDAVMKKWGRIDILVNNAGVTAAKPITEMSDADFTDMLNINLVGPFLCTREVARVMIAQKGGSIINTSSMVGTYGGRNQTAYSASKFGVNGLTKSCAKELGPFGIRVNAVAPGVVGTDMVAASVTDAMMAAMQAITPLGRMADPKELAGAYVYLASDDASFTTGMILPVDGGIVM, from the coding sequence ATGAAACTGCAAGGTAAAACTGCAATAATTACCGGCGGGTCACGCGGTATCGGATATGCGATTACGGAGGCGTTCATCCGGGAAGGGGCACGGGTTGCGGTCTGCGGAAGCAGACCTGCATCCGCGGAGAAGGCTGCCGAAAAACTGCGTGCCGTGTATCCTGCTGCAGATATTCTCCCGCTCGGTGTGGATGTGGCAGACAGTTCGTCCGTTTCTCTGATGGTGGATGCGGTGATGAAGAAATGGGGGCGCATTGACATTCTCGTGAACAATGCAGGTGTTACGGCGGCAAAACCGATCACGGAGATGAGTGATGCGGACTTTACGGATATGCTGAACATCAACCTCGTCGGTCCGTTTCTGTGTACGCGGGAGGTTGCCCGCGTGATGATTGCGCAGAAAGGGGGGAGCATCATTAATACAAGTTCAATGGTCGGTACCTACGGCGGCAGAAACCAGACGGCGTATTCGGCGTCGAAGTTCGGGGTAAACGGCCTGACGAAGTCCTGCGCCAAGGAACTCGGACCGTTTGGTATCCGGGTGAATGCGGTTGCGCCGGGTGTGGTCGGAACGGATATGGTTGCGGCGTCGGTGACCGATGCGATGATGGCCGCAATGCAGGCGATTACCCCGCTCGGCAGAATGGCAGATCCGAAGGAGCTTGCCGGAGCGTATGTGTATCTTGCATCCGATGATGCGTCGTTTACCACCGGGATGATTCTTCCTGTGGACGGCGGTATTGTGATGTGA
- a CDS encoding ATP-binding cassette domain-containing protein, translated as MTATPVLDVVGLVQHFPINRSVTIRAVDGIDFSVDAGEVFGIVGETGSGKSTVAKSILGVNAITGGEIYFKGNLISAKHLPKEVKDDVHRNMQIIFQDSAAALNPHMTVEDIVAEPLLVNRVYASREEREERVLACLAQVGLSAAYRHKYPGELSGGMRQRVAIARSIAIRPDLIIADEPIASLDISIQAQIVTLFQHLQKTEGFSFIFIAHDLSMVRFLSTRIAVMLKGKIVELAPTKELFQHPLHPYTASLISSAPVPDPDLERSRTRLAYDTSLFTGEGVLTEVSDGHFLLM; from the coding sequence ATGACCGCCACACCGGTTCTGGATGTTGTCGGGCTGGTCCAGCACTTTCCGATCAATCGTTCCGTAACTATCCGGGCGGTTGACGGTATTGATTTTTCCGTGGACGCCGGTGAGGTCTTCGGCATCGTCGGCGAGACGGGGAGCGGCAAGTCCACCGTTGCAAAAAGTATCCTCGGTGTCAATGCAATTACCGGCGGCGAGATTTACTTTAAGGGAAACCTCATCTCCGCAAAACATCTCCCCAAAGAGGTGAAGGATGATGTCCACCGGAACATGCAGATTATTTTTCAGGACTCAGCCGCCGCTCTCAATCCGCATATGACGGTTGAGGATATCGTTGCCGAGCCCTTACTGGTGAATCGTGTGTATGCTTCCCGCGAGGAACGGGAAGAGCGGGTGCTGGCCTGTCTTGCTCAGGTCGGGCTTTCCGCTGCCTACCGGCACAAGTATCCGGGTGAGCTTTCCGGCGGGATGCGGCAGCGTGTTGCCATTGCCCGCAGTATTGCGATTCGTCCGGATTTGATTATTGCCGACGAGCCGATTGCCTCTCTGGATATTTCCATTCAGGCACAGATTGTTACCCTGTTCCAGCATCTGCAGAAGACGGAAGGGTTTTCCTTCATCTTCATTGCCCATGATTTATCGATGGTCCGGTTTCTTTCCACCCGCATTGCGGTGATGCTGAAAGGAAAGATCGTGGAACTTGCACCGACAAAAGAACTGTTCCAGCATCCGCTGCATCCCTACACGGCGTCGCTGATCTCATCGGCACCGGTACCGGACCCGGATCTGGAACGAAGCAGAACCCGTCTTGCCTATGATACCTCGTTGTTTACCGGCGAAGGAGTACTTACCGAGGTGTCGGACGGTCATTTTCTGCTGATGTGA
- a CDS encoding ABC transporter permease produces the protein MGGVDDSRFVVVGPNYREWTPAAAPRSRFAFLRTYPWVSISILAGVVLGCIFADLICVHDPTMYYLDHLNEAPSPEFLFGTDSLGRDLFSAIWYGGRSSLVIGILGMVIVTIIGVTYGCVNGLVNTRGDILMQRVVELFHSIPTILLCILLMAVFGTQNVFSISFVIAVTSWFALARIVRSEVRQIRNNEYVLAAKAMGSDFWHLLRIHLVPNIIPAIMFVVISSISACITMESTLSFLGLGLPLDVLSWGSLLSLANRALLLNTWWVIIIPGVFLVVTLSCITSIANYFRKESNKKPSRL, from the coding sequence ATGGGAGGAGTAGACGACAGCCGGTTCGTCGTTGTCGGCCCAAACTACCGGGAGTGGACGCCGGCTGCCGCGCCCCGATCGCGGTTTGCTTTCCTGCGCACCTATCCCTGGGTATCCATCAGTATCCTCGCGGGAGTTGTTCTCGGCTGTATCTTCGCTGACCTGATCTGTGTCCACGACCCGACGATGTACTACCTCGACCATCTCAACGAAGCACCCTCGCCTGAGTTTCTGTTCGGAACCGATTCACTCGGGCGCGACCTGTTCTCGGCGATCTGGTACGGCGGCCGCAGTTCCCTTGTTATCGGTATTCTGGGAATGGTCATCGTAACGATTATCGGTGTTACCTACGGCTGTGTCAATGGTCTTGTCAACACCAGGGGAGATATCCTCATGCAGAGAGTGGTGGAACTGTTCCACAGCATTCCGACCATTCTTCTCTGCATTCTTCTGATGGCGGTTTTCGGTACCCAGAACGTATTTTCCATCTCGTTTGTTATTGCCGTGACCTCCTGGTTTGCCCTCGCAAGAATTGTCAGAAGCGAGGTCCGGCAGATCCGGAACAACGAGTACGTCCTCGCCGCCAAAGCCATGGGTTCGGATTTCTGGCACCTCCTTCGCATCCATCTGGTCCCCAACATTATTCCGGCCATCATGTTCGTCGTCATCTCCAGCATCAGCGCCTGCATTACCATGGAATCAACCCTGAGTTTCCTCGGTCTCGGTCTGCCGCTGGACGTGCTTTCCTGGGGAAGCCTGCTCTCGCTGGCAAACCGCGCCCTGCTTCTCAATACCTGGTGGGTAATTATTATCCCGGGTGTTTTCCTCGTGGTAACCCTGAGCTGTATCACCTCAATTGCGAATTACTTCCGAAAAGAGTCAAACAAAAAACCGAGCAGACTCTGA
- a CDS encoding class I SAM-dependent methyltransferase, whose translation MHDETMKSEIAERWTAGSKEYDRHVSHGIHRTEEKDAWIAVLGSVLPKQPLRILDVGCGTGAMGLLLSEMGHTVTGIDLSAGMMEVGRTKNAELGLSMTFQEGDAENPPFADETFDAVINRHLLWTLPHPETALANWYRVLKPSGTLIVIDGRWDDGSLVSAMRRKLSLGIACRLEKHPHGSHEYSAELRSNLPNVGGMPQEMVEEQFRRIGLSAVRTQSLAEILAIQRKEMTWYAKIAPQSPYYLVSGTKPASAAPEE comes from the coding sequence ATGCATGATGAAACAATGAAATCAGAGATTGCCGAGAGGTGGACTGCCGGTTCGAAGGAGTACGACCGTCATGTCTCTCACGGCATTCACCGTACCGAGGAGAAAGATGCGTGGATTGCGGTACTTGGCAGTGTTCTGCCGAAACAGCCGCTCCGGATTCTTGATGTCGGATGCGGGACAGGAGCAATGGGACTGCTGCTTTCGGAGATGGGTCATACCGTTACCGGTATTGATCTTTCTGCGGGAATGATGGAGGTCGGCAGGACGAAAAATGCCGAGCTCGGCCTTTCGATGACCTTTCAGGAGGGAGATGCAGAGAATCCGCCGTTTGCGGATGAGACCTTTGATGCGGTGATTAACCGGCACCTTCTCTGGACGCTGCCGCATCCGGAGACGGCCCTTGCAAACTGGTACCGGGTTCTCAAACCGTCGGGCACGCTCATCGTGATTGATGGCCGGTGGGATGACGGTTCGTTGGTTTCTGCGATGCGCCGCAAACTCAGTCTGGGTATTGCATGCCGGCTGGAGAAACATCCGCACGGTTCCCACGAGTATAGTGCGGAGCTTCGGTCAAACCTGCCGAATGTCGGCGGAATGCCGCAGGAGATGGTTGAGGAGCAGTTCAGACGTATCGGTCTTTCCGCTGTCCGGACGCAGAGTCTTGCGGAGATTCTTGCGATTCAGCGAAAGGAGATGACCTGGTATGCAAAGATTGCCCCGCAAAGTCCGTATTATCTGGTCTCCGGAACGAAGCCTGCATCAGCAGCCCCGGAGGAGTGA
- a CDS encoding ABC transporter substrate-binding protein: MKTSKILYLACCAAAVFLLCVSAGCIGSGGDDDSLKNTLVYAGEGSDTLNPVINDHTELVDLIFSGLMKYDANANPVPDLAESCVYDSDTKTYTFLLKKGVVWHDGKPFTSADVVYTYELLALDDNFISSVKSNYQDILSVSAPDEYTVVFVMKDHNAAMLSYFTRGIVPKHILAGQDVATSPFNQNPVGTGRYKFVEWDRAGNMIVLARNTDYYGQVPTIERIIYKVVASMNLKTTMLTTGEADLAWVNANYANTFRGNAGYQNFDFRSADYRGISMNFNHAFWKNNADSVAVLNYAIDKNAIVRSVAHGHGFAAYSPIQLSEYGGNTNADIYSYDPQKFAREMEKLGWVKGSDGIYERNGQKFHFTCHVNANEEERVDIANLCAKGLKDLGVDMEVHVLANWNFAAYDSFISGYACEFDPDMIYIDYVTGASNNNMAYSNAEVDRLLTAGRHETDPEKRAAIYREFEETYAKQPGVVFIMYLDANYVGIPGIRGIDTTRVLGHHAVGVLWNIEEWTLSR, translated from the coding sequence ATGAAGACCAGCAAAATTCTGTATCTTGCATGTTGTGCGGCTGCAGTTTTTCTTCTGTGCGTCAGTGCCGGGTGTATCGGCAGCGGCGGGGACGATGATTCTCTGAAGAATACGCTTGTGTATGCCGGCGAAGGTTCGGATACCCTGAATCCGGTCATAAATGACCATACCGAACTTGTGGATCTGATCTTTTCCGGTCTCATGAAGTATGATGCAAATGCAAATCCGGTTCCGGATCTTGCGGAGTCCTGCGTTTATGATTCCGATACCAAGACGTACACGTTTTTGCTGAAGAAGGGTGTTGTCTGGCATGACGGCAAGCCGTTTACTTCGGCGGATGTTGTGTACACCTATGAGCTTCTGGCGCTTGATGATAATTTTATCTCCAGTGTGAAAAGCAATTATCAGGATATTCTCTCGGTCAGCGCACCGGATGAGTACACGGTCGTGTTTGTGATGAAGGATCACAATGCAGCGATGCTCAGTTACTTTACCCGCGGGATTGTGCCGAAACATATTCTTGCGGGACAGGATGTTGCCACCAGTCCGTTCAATCAGAATCCGGTGGGAACCGGCAGGTACAAATTCGTTGAATGGGACCGGGCGGGTAACATGATCGTTCTTGCGCGAAATACGGATTACTATGGTCAGGTTCCGACTATTGAGCGCATTATCTATAAGGTGGTGGCGTCGATGAACCTGAAGACGACGATGCTTACCACCGGCGAGGCGGATCTTGCCTGGGTGAATGCAAATTATGCGAATACGTTCCGGGGAAATGCCGGATATCAGAACTTTGATTTCCGGAGTGCGGATTACCGGGGCATTTCCATGAACTTCAACCATGCGTTCTGGAAGAACAATGCCGATTCGGTTGCGGTGCTGAATTATGCAATTGACAAGAATGCAATTGTGCGCAGTGTGGCACACGGGCACGGGTTTGCTGCATACAGCCCGATCCAGTTAAGCGAGTATGGCGGGAACACGAATGCTGACATCTATTCCTATGATCCGCAGAAGTTTGCCCGGGAGATGGAAAAACTCGGATGGGTGAAAGGCAGTGACGGTATCTATGAACGCAATGGGCAGAAGTTCCATTTTACCTGCCATGTGAATGCAAACGAGGAGGAGCGGGTCGATATTGCGAATCTGTGTGCCAAGGGACTGAAGGATCTCGGAGTTGATATGGAGGTGCATGTTCTGGCGAACTGGAATTTTGCGGCATATGATAGTTTCATCTCCGGATATGCCTGTGAGTTCGATCCTGATATGATTTATATCGATTATGTGACCGGTGCGAGCAATAACAACATGGCATACTCGAATGCCGAGGTGGACAGACTTCTGACGGCAGGCCGTCATGAGACGGATCCGGAGAAGCGAGCTGCGATCTATCGGGAGTTTGAGGAGACGTATGCGAAGCAGCCGGGTGTTGTGTTTATCATGTACCTTGATGCGAACTATGTCGGTATTCCGGGTATCCGGGGTATTGATACGACCCGTGTTCTCGGACACCATGCGGTTGGTGTTCTGTGGAACATTGAGGAGTGGACACTGTCCAGATAA
- a CDS encoding SDR family NAD(P)-dependent oxidoreductase, with protein MGKMENKVVLITGGGKGIGFGIATAFAKEGANLVITGRTVSRLEDAQKTLEAYGVSVLPVAADGGHEDEVKAAVRQAVDRFGKIDVLINNAQVSASGVMLADHTKEQFDLAINSGLYAAFFYMRECFPYLKETKGSVINFASGAGLFGKPGQSSYAAAKEGIRGMSRVAATEWGPFGINVNVVCPLVYTESLDQWRREYPEVYEQTIKGIPLGRFGDPEKDIGRICVFLASEDAAYISGETFTVQGGSGLRP; from the coding sequence ATGGGAAAGATGGAGAACAAAGTCGTCCTCATCACCGGCGGCGGAAAAGGTATCGGATTCGGCATTGCAACAGCATTCGCAAAAGAAGGTGCGAATCTGGTCATCACCGGAAGAACCGTGTCGCGGCTGGAAGACGCACAGAAGACCCTTGAAGCCTATGGCGTGTCGGTCCTGCCGGTTGCCGCCGACGGCGGACATGAAGACGAGGTGAAAGCTGCGGTCAGACAGGCAGTTGACCGGTTCGGGAAGATCGATGTGCTGATCAACAACGCCCAGGTCTCCGCCTCCGGCGTGATGCTTGCCGATCACACGAAAGAGCAGTTTGATCTGGCGATCAACTCGGGCCTGTATGCCGCGTTCTTCTACATGCGGGAGTGCTTCCCGTATCTGAAGGAAACAAAGGGAAGCGTCATTAACTTTGCATCGGGCGCCGGTCTGTTCGGCAAACCCGGACAGTCCTCGTATGCCGCGGCAAAGGAAGGCATCCGCGGCATGTCGCGGGTTGCGGCAACCGAGTGGGGACCGTTCGGCATCAATGTAAACGTCGTCTGCCCGCTGGTCTACACCGAGTCGCTGGATCAGTGGCGGCGCGAGTATCCCGAGGTCTACGAGCAGACCATCAAAGGTATCCCGCTCGGCAGATTCGGTGACCCGGAAAAAGACATCGGCAGAATCTGCGTCTTCCTTGCATCCGAAGATGCCGCCTACATCAGCGGCGAGACCTTCACCGTACAGGGCGGCAGCGGGCTTCGGCCATAA